The DNA sequence CTGTTTGGTACGCCGATTGAAGACTTATCTATCGATCAGATCCCGCAATTTCTGGCAGCGCTGGCCGGCGTATCAAACCAATTGGGGGATATAAACGGCTCTGCTGACCGTATGGGCGCGACATTGCGCGATAACCTGTCTGGTGATATTGCGCAATTGGGCGGTGCGCTGAACGGACTACGTTTTGGCGTGATAGACGGGCTATCCGTTCGTCTGCGTGGCCTGACACAGGATGCCACAGCCCTGGTGAATCGCGCACGCAACTGGGTACAGGAAAACCCGAAACTGACACAGACGATTGTGCTGGTGACGGTTAGCGCACTTGCGCTAACGGGAGCAATCGGCACAGCGGCGTTAACTCTGGGCCTGCTGATGGTGCCACTGGCAAAGATCCAGCTCGGCTTTTCGCTGCTGCTGGGTGTGCGCGGCGTCGGCGGGGCGGCGTCGATGTTTGCCGGGTTAAGCAGTCTGCTCGGCGGGCCGATGGCACGCATGGGCGGCTGGCTACAGCTGTTCTCCGGCAGCGCGGGCCGACTGACAATGATACTGGCCCCGCTGCGCGCCATGTTGCTGGCCGTATTTACCTCGCCTTTATCAGCGCTTGGCTCGTTGGCCAAAGGCATCGGCGGCTTGCTGCTACGCATGACGGGTTTGCCTGCACTATGGGGCCTTATCACCGGGGCTGTCTCGGTGTTAGGCGGCGTATTGTCTTTTTTACTGAGCCCAATCGGGCTGATTGGCGCGGCGTTTGTGGCTGCAGGCTTGCTTATCTGGCGATTTTGGGAGCCCATCAAGGCATTTTTCACCGGCATGTTCGCCGGGATAATGCAGGCGCTGACACCGCTGCGAAGTGCATTTTCCGGCCTGACGCCGATATTTGACCTTATCTGGCGCGGTATTGAGCAGGTATGGGATTGGTTTAAAAAACTGCTGTCACCAATAGAAACCAGCAAAGACTCACTGGAGAAATGTGCCAGCGCCGGGGAAACCTTCGGCAAGGTGCTGGGCATCGTGCTTCAGGGGTTAATGTTGCCACTCACCGGGCTGATGAAAGGCATTGGCTGGATACTTGAAAAGCTGGGACTTATACCAGCCGGACTGGATGCCGCCAGCGCTAAAGCTGAAAGCCTGAAAAAAGATCCTGTTATGTGGGAATGGGATCCGCAACAGAAAAAGATGGTGCAAAAAGGCTGGAACTGGTCGCCTAAAACCGACGGGAACAAAAACGAAAATACAAAACCAAATACAAAACCCCAAACCACCGCCCCAACACAACCGTTAACCGGAGACAGCGGCACGCAGCGCCGTTTACAGAAGATTGCTGACAATACCGGCGGCGTGCTGGAAGAAACCAAAAAGCGCATTGGCCCCGGCGATATCGTTTTCAAAAACCTGCCTAAAGCGCTGGCTGTGCGTGGCGAATGGCAGGAATCCAGACTTGCCGGTACACCGCCTACCCCATCACAATCCGCCCAGACAATGCAGGCACTGAGCGACCGGCCCGCCGTGGTCGCGGCAACACAGCCCGTCAAACAGGCCGACGCGTCCCCGGTCAGTCGTCCGGCGGCCAGAACACCCGCAGCGGGTGGTTTCAATGGGGAAATCCATATACACCTGCACGGCGTTGAACGGCAGGACGCCCGCGAGTTGGGCCGTATTGTGGCCGATGCGGTCAGTGCCGAACTGGCCCGCCGCGACAGGCTTCAGCGTGGCAGCTTCAGAGACAGAGAGTAAGGAGAAAAACTGATGATGATGGTATACGGGTTGTTTGTGTTTGAGCTGCGCACGTTGCCTTACCAGCAACTGCAACAGTCGCGCGCCTGGCGACATGTCAAGAATGAGCGGATTAA is a window from the Dickeya lacustris genome containing:
- a CDS encoding phage tail tape measure protein translates to MRSLDIRVAFSAIDRLTRPVNAARQSAGGLSESLKRTQAAIKDLDNQSRTFNRLRDSVQKTSRTIDETSRSLNALKQAQQSGTVLTDRQREHMAALAAKLERLNITRDQEMVKLRAVSQALRGHGVSLVGGNATIQSAIRRTEQYNQTLERERQQLAAVTRAHVRYERLTDAAGKSRAAGTVAVGATIAGAYLGARTMAPGVEADNNGARVAAQNGESASRGQQYSGIIQKIGSSGVIADLNQIAEALGAVRSTLGALGNVGDAELTRITRKALDMQTALGTDTAESIQMAAIMMKNGLAKNSDDAFDLMVAGMQRVSTEMRGELPEILHEYSTHFRNLGFSGSEAMSLLVDMAKQGKFALDKTGDAIKEFSIRGSDMSKKSMEAYKKIGLDAEKMSSAIASGGQQAREAMQKTARGLLSIQKPAERANAAIALFGTPIEDLSIDQIPQFLAALAGVSNQLGDINGSADRMGATLRDNLSGDIAQLGGALNGLRFGVIDGLSVRLRGLTQDATALVNRARNWVQENPKLTQTIVLVTVSALALTGAIGTAALTLGLLMVPLAKIQLGFSLLLGVRGVGGAASMFAGLSSLLGGPMARMGGWLQLFSGSAGRLTMILAPLRAMLLAVFTSPLSALGSLAKGIGGLLLRMTGLPALWGLITGAVSVLGGVLSFLLSPIGLIGAAFVAAGLLIWRFWEPIKAFFTGMFAGIMQALTPLRSAFSGLTPIFDLIWRGIEQVWDWFKKLLSPIETSKDSLEKCASAGETFGKVLGIVLQGLMLPLTGLMKGIGWILEKLGLIPAGLDAASAKAESLKKDPVMWEWDPQQKKMVQKGWNWSPKTDGNKNENTKPNTKPQTTAPTQPLTGDSGTQRRLQKIADNTGGVLEETKKRIGPGDIVFKNLPKALAVRGEWQESRLAGTPPTPSQSAQTMQALSDRPAVVAATQPVKQADASPVSRPAARTPAAGGFNGEIHIHLHGVERQDARELGRIVADAVSAELARRDRLQRGSFRDRE